The Capsicum annuum cultivar UCD-10X-F1 chromosome 1, UCD10Xv1.1, whole genome shotgun sequence sequence GGTAGAAAATGGGTATCCTGGTTTTCATTTGGGAAGTTTCTATGTCATTGGTAGAGGCGGATTTAGCATTGGTGGAGGGGTTTCTGGGAACCCAAACATTTTCGTATACggtataattatattaaaaatttatttaatataaaaaatatattagtgagGAATCCATTAACAAAGTTGTTAGTTGGCTTAGCGGTTCAAAATGAACTTGAAGAAGTTCTCATATTTATACCTGAGTTTGAATCTCCTTGGAATGATTGTTTTTAACTTCTTttggtaaaatatttattttattgggaattcacaaggttaaaattttaaattcgccTTTGAACATCGGATAGTgttgtgttattatttttaacttcttttgatataatatttattttattgggaacccacaaacttaaaattttgaattcgCCTCTGGTCACATTGGACAGTGTTGTGTTATCCGAAAACAATCGAAGGTTAGCAGCATTTTTAATCTTTCATATATCGGTAAATTCTAATTTTAGTCTTTTTGTgatatttgttttatatatatatttagccTTTAATTAATTGACTTgtgcattttttatttctttgtttgtgAATATTCAAAAATTCGATATAATCAGATGATAATCGATTAGAACTGGGATATACTAATACACATAAgagtaaatattaaataagaaagaTTATATGTTAAGATATAAATAAGGATAATTAATCAAATATCTCTCATGATTAAATATTTCTTAAGAGGCTGCAAAAGAGAAACGGGACAACAATTTGAGACAGAGGGAGTAATATGAATGGTTCGTGGCTCAATACAAAACGATGATTCATGCAATGTTAGAATTTGAcgtgtttttttaaattttctcaccCAGCGTTAAGTATCGGGTCCAACTAATCCATGATTCGATTAGAAACTTGAATGTTTTACTATGTGTTCGGTATAAAGGaaatattttctatgaaaaataaTACTTTTCAGGAAAATGTGTCCTGGGGTTAAGGATAAAGAGATACGAacaaattatttttctccctgTCCTTTAaaatacatgtatatacatatttgAATATGGTGATGTtgtatttctagattttttgatGAGTTCAAACTGTTAGAAGATTGAAATATCTTTAACATAACCTAGAAAAGCAGAAGATAACTTAGGCACCCCACATAATggtttaataaattatattttctagctttgatttttaaaacaacccatttttgttctttttggCAAGTATAGGAagaaaaaatgccaaaaagaacaaaaatataacaacccaattttttgttttggttttacaGAGTTTACTATGTTTAGTCACTTCAAGGAAAGTGTCAATTTGATCATCAAGAGGTAGCAATGCAATAAGGCTCCCAAATAAGGAAAGACCTCCTTGTCTCTTTGCATCCTCTTTGCAAAGGTACCAAATAGTTCATATTTACTTTGTTCCCTCTCATTAACATCAAGTCATGCTGCTCATATGCTGCTACTTTTGTTGTACCCTTGGCATTGGGAGAAGTACTATTGGATGCAAGAACAACTTGCTTAGTGGTATAGTTGTTGCACTTTTTTGCAATTGTGGGAGTGTTGACAATGCTTGCAATTGTAGGGTTCTTCCTCCAAAAATACTCATAGGCATTGAAAGTGGCCGTGGTCGCCGGTGTTGGTTGAGTATGGAGTGACTGAGGAACTGAGGCTATTTGACTTACCTCCTTCGTCAGTTCAGTTGAATCCACAAAACTCGTCAAGTTGACAACTTCATTGAACTTGTTAGACCATGTTACAAGATTCTTGTTTCCTAGCCCTAATTGACCTTCCGGCTCGGGGGAGAAATTGGGAAATTTTGTTGCTGTTGGGTACTGAATTGACTTTTCCCTTATTTCGATAGGAGAATCTAACAGTTTCATCATCAAGGCTGATGTCATCATATTTATTACCCCACTTGACAATTTTGGCTTCTGCTTCATCACAACGATCCCATTTTCTACATGTTCTTCCTTTTGTTGGGGAGAGTCATCACTTTTATAATCAAATCGAGGTGTATGATCATCAATATCGTCGAAAACTTGATCAAATTCTTCACCATAATCCCCCATCTCTGGCTCTGATGATAAAGTGGAGGTACTATTATCAACGAAGGTGAGAAGAAGGCGACCATCATGGCGATGGGCCTGGAAAAGATTTCGAGAAGGAATAGGAAcagcttcaagaatcaatctaCCATCTTTGCGTCGAGATTGCATGTGAAGAGAAGGCTTGTTGTTGTCACCTCTAGCCAAGGAAGGAATTGGAGGAGGAAAAGATGATGATCTTTTGCTGTATTTGTACTTTACAACTCGCAATTCCTCAATGGATCGCGAGCagtactgttgttgttgttgatcgtATTTGTCTTCGTCTATATCTCCGTTCTCGGAAGGAGTGTTGGAGGAAAAGCCATCAGAACCATTCTCTGATCCAAGATTCTCAGTACAAATTTCAAGACTTTTTTCACTCAATGATCTTTTAACAAGAGGGTGAATATATG is a genomic window containing:
- the LOC107875959 gene encoding protein FAF-like, chloroplastic, translated to MSTTRTEAVATPQLSKAPTPPLPKTNIVKQGIVSILGSDSQRGKSSAASIRRTFSADMSSKQWLAQNGFFSPIKKIASSKDLLSPVDHSSSEEEKQDELERRKTSFDVWSSILSQKKDDGEISNVQTPYIHPLVKRSLSEKSLEICTENLGSENGSDGFSSNTPSENGDIDEDKYDQQQQQYCSRSIEELRVVKYKYSKRSSSFPPPIPSLARGDNNKPSLHMQSRRKDGRLILEAVPIPSRNLFQAHRHDGRLLLTFVDNSTSTLSSEPEMGDYGEEFDQVFDDIDDHTPRFDYKSDDSPQQKEEHVENGIVVMKQKPKLSSGVINMMTSALMMKLLDSPIEIREKSIQYPTATKFPNFSPEPEGQLGLGNKNLVTWSNKFNEVVNLTSFVDSTELTKEVSQIASVPQSLHTQPTPATTATFNAYEYFWRKNPTIASIVNTPTIAKKCNNYTTKQVVLASNSTSPNAKGTTKVAAYEQHDLMLMRGNKVNMNYLVPLQRGCKETRRSFLIWEPYCIATS